CTGCAGATGGTGCAGAACGGCCACTCGCTGCCGGCCTCGCTGCTGACGGCCGTGCTGCTCACGATCGCGTTCGGCCTGATCAATGGCTGGCTGATTGCCTATGCCGAGGTCCCTTCGCTGTTTGCGACGCTGGCGACCGGCCTGCTGCTCGCCGGCCTCGGCCAGGCCGCGCTGTTTCAGCTCGACGTCGTGCAGTGGAGCGACGGCATGAAGGGATTCGAGCGGCTCGGACAAGGCACCATCGCTGGCATTCCGACCTCGATCGTGATGTTCGCGATCGCCTGCGTGGTGGTCGCCTTCCTGCTGCGCCAGACGCGCTGGGGCGCCTATATCTACGCGATCGGCGACAATCCCTACGCGGCCCGCGTCACCGGCATCCCCTCGCGGCCGATCATCGTGCTGCAATATGTCGTCGCGGCCCTGATCGGCTGCTTCGCGGGCCTGGTGATGGCGGCCTCGGTCAACTCGATGCCGACCCGCATCTTCAACTCGACCCTGATCTACGACGTCATTCTGGTCGTCGTGCT
This Bradyrhizobium sp. CCBAU 53421 DNA region includes the following protein-coding sequences:
- a CDS encoding ABC transporter permease gives rise to the protein MKRLRFNQQEIVFAVFAVLFLAFSIFLRGFLTPENMLTLLQNVAVLGILGLAMALVVIGRGIDISLIAALAVPPGLVLQMVQNGHSLPASLLTAVLLTIAFGLINGWLIAYAEVPSLFATLATGLLLAGLGQAALFQLDVVQWSDGMKGFERLGQGTIAGIPTSIVMFAIACVVVAFLLRQTRWGAYIYAIGDNPYAARVTGIPSRPIIVLQYVVAALIGCFAGLVMAASVNSMPTRIFNSTLIYDVILVVVLGGIGLSGGRGGVLNVVIGTLLIGTMLNGMTIMDISYAGQNLVKGVVLLLAVITDSFLNPRNEETAQQGDI